The genomic stretch GTTCATCCGTTGCACCAAGTTCTACGAAAAGATCAAAACACTCATCAACCACTTCATCAACTCTCGCGTCTTTCTTATCAATTTTATTGATAAAAACTATCGGTTTTAACCCTTCTTTTAATGCTTTTTCTAAAACGACTCGCGTTTGAGGCATAGG from Methanocalculus natronophilus encodes the following:
- a CDS encoding GTP-binding protein, with translation PMPQTRVVLEKALKEGLKPIVFINKIDKKDARVDEVVDECFDLFVELGATDEQCDFPIVYGIAKEGIATDDMDLKSSDLTPYLILFYITFLPIQKPWMSL